From the Cucurbita pepo subsp. pepo cultivar mu-cu-16 chromosome LG05, ASM280686v2, whole genome shotgun sequence genome, one window contains:
- the LOC111796096 gene encoding V-type proton ATPase subunit D-like: MSGQTQRLNVVPTVTMLGAMKARLIGATRGHALLKKKSDALTVQFRQILKKIVSAKESMGEVMKTSSFSLTEAKYVAGDNIKHIVLENVQNAAIKIRSRQDNIAGVKLPKFEHYSDGETKNDLTGLARGGQQIQLCRGAYVKAIEVLVELASLQTSFLTLDEAIKTTNRRVNALENVVKPRIENTISYIKGELDELEREDFFRLKKIQGYKRREIERQRANAKLYAEEQLAEKVSLQKGVSISSAYSLLSAAGEKDEDIIF; this comes from the coding sequence ATGTCGGGCCAAACCCAGCGTTTGAATGTAGTTCCAACAGTGACAATGCTTGGAGCGATGAAAGCTCGTCTTATTGGTGCAACCAGAGGTCATGCTCTCCTCAAGAAGAAGAGTGATGCTTTGACTGTTCAGTTCCGTCAGATACTCAAGAAGATTGTCTCGGCTAAGGAATCAATGGGAGAAGTCATGAAGacatcttcattttctcttaCTGAAGCGAAATATGTTGCTGGTGACAACATCAAGCATATCGTCCTTGAGAATGTCCAAAATGCAGCTATTAAGATTCGATCTCGGCAGGACAACATTGCTGGTGTAAAACTCCCGAAATTCGAACATTATTCGGATGGTGAGACCAAAAATGATCTCACAGGGTTAGCCAGGGGTGGACAACAGATCCAGCTATGTCGTGGCGCGTATGTAAAGGCAATTGAGGTTCTTGTTGAGCTTGCTTCACTTCAGACGTCATTTTTGACTCTTGACGAGGCAATTAAAACCACAAACCGCAGGGTTAACGCTCTAGAGAATGTGGTGAAGCCAAGGATAGAGAATACTATAAGTTACATCAAGGGAGAGCTGGACGAGCTAGAAAGGGAGGATTTCTTTAGACTGAAAAAGATTCAGGGTTATAAGAGAAGGGAAATCGAGAGACAACGAGCCAACGCCAAGCTATATGCGGAGGAACAGCTTGCTGAGAAGGTGTCATTGCAGAAGGGCGTCTCCATAAGTTCAGCTTACAGTCTATTGTCTGCAGCTGGTGAGAAGGATGaggatattatattttga